The following coding sequences are from one Triticum aestivum cultivar Chinese Spring chromosome 5A, IWGSC CS RefSeq v2.1, whole genome shotgun sequence window:
- the LOC123105968 gene encoding uncharacterized protein isoform X2 has translation MGIIKIKLAMDRPRNRVLLADAGSDFVDVLLSFLTLPLSALQSCAIGASSLRGCLSNLCDSVDHLRNSSLLKVEACHGMLLTPAHTNEFQLCKSTHSTNDLEISRLCKCSLVMARVLHVYEQVGCKETFVGGKERYVISDDMKIKPASTSTMLLLPQAFDSDGIGHGFEEVEVSVSRTQGTDNHKATHATMTPIIRQNIIPLDQDSAGSEWKIKVFYHTREKKVMYAECNHEFVDMLLGFLTYPISCVIKNMGAGTCHLGRCFDNLYRSVTDLDDVGRLTGVLSNMMFMDPGVMPFDIFTNIKSYRALACRCPKDDNTHYCWHPELVEGGNYVVGDDLLVHQASAMSIMKHWCGIDKANVLQMGIAVGKREAVALLRALLTSETALTDVFISRLEEMQIFVKFPWGKTITVQVVRSDTIATIKSRMKDKVSMPTGCRHKLLYASRYLRDSCTVADYNITRESTITCEFHKLMPTAGQDEA, from the exons ATGGGCATCATCAAGATCAAGCTCGCCATGGACAGGCCGCGGAACCGTGTGTTGTTGGCTGACGCGGGCTCCGACTTCGTCGATGTCCTCCTATCCTTCCTCACTCTGCCGCTCTCTGCACTCCAGTCCTGCGCAATAGGCGCGTCATCCTTGCGGGGATGCCTCTCCAACCTCTGCGACAGCGTCGACCACCTCAGAAACAGTAGCCTGCTGAAGGTTGAGGCCTGCCATGGCATGCTTCTCACGCCTGCTCACACCAATGAGTTCCA GCTCTGCAAGTCAACTCACAGTACCAATGACCTTGAGATTTCCAGGCTCTGCAAGTGTTCCCTAGTTATGGCTAGAGTGTTGCATGTCTACGAGCAAGTAGGCTGCAAAGAGACGTTTGTAGGTGGCAAAGAACGGTATGTGATCAGTGATGACATGAAAATCAAGCCAGCATCCACCAGCACCATGCTATTGCTGCCTCAGGCGTTCGATTCTGATGGTATCGGTCATGGCTTTGAGGAGGTGGAAGTGAGCGTCTCCAGGACACAA GGAACTGATAATCATAAGGCCACTCATGCCACTATGACACCGATCATCCGTCAGAATATTATTCCATTGGATCAAGATTCTGCAGGTTCAGAATGGAAGATAAAGGTCTTTTACCACACCCGTGAAAAGAAGGTCATGTATGCCGAATGCAACCATGAGTTTGTCGACATGCTCCTCGGATTCTTGACTTACCCTATCAGCTGTGTGATCAAGAACATGGGGGCTGGCACTTGCCATCTTGGCAGGTGCTTCGACAATCTCTATAGAAGCGTCACTGATCTCGACGATGTTGGGCGCTTAACAGGTGTCCTCTCCAATATGATGTTCATGGATCCAGGCGTTATGCCATTTGACATTTTTACCAACATCAAGTCATACCGGGCGCTTGCCTGCCGGTGCCCGAAGGATGATAACACACATTATTGCTGGCATCCTGAGCTTGTTGAGGGTGGGAACTATGTCGTCGGCGATGATCTACTTGTGCATCAGGCCTCTGCCATGTCTATCATGAAGCATTGGTGTGGGATAGACAAGGCTAACGTACTGCAGATGGGCATTGCTGTCGGGAAACGGGAG GCTGTTGCGCTGCTGCGAGCATTGCTGACTTCAGAGACGGCACTGACTGATGTGTTCATCAGCAGGCTGGAGGAGATGCAGATATTTGTCAAGTTCCCTTGGGGTAAGACCATAACCGTGCAGGTTGTGAGATCCGATACGATTGCCACCATCAAGAGCAGGATGAAGGATAAGGTGTCGATGCCGACTGGATGTCGTCATAAATTGCTGTATGCTAGCAGATATCTTAGAGACTCGTGCACTGTTGCTGACTATAACATCACCAGAGAATCTACCATCACCTGTGAATTTCACAAGCTGATGCCTACAGCCGGTCAGGATGAAGCCTGA
- the LOC123105968 gene encoding uncharacterized protein isoform X1: protein MGIIKIKLAMDRPRNRVLLADAGSDFVDVLLSFLTLPLSALQSCAIGASSLRGCLSNLCDSVDHLRNSSLLKVEACHGMLLTPAHTNEFQLCKSTHSTNDLEISRLCKCSLVMARVLHVYEQVGCKETFVGGKERYVISDDMKIKPASTSTMLLLPQAFDSDGIGHGFEEVEVSVSRTQVLSMLKAFLSSDTVLTDAFLLKGTDNHKATHATMTPIIRQNIIPLDQDSAGSEWKIKVFYHTREKKVMYAECNHEFVDMLLGFLTYPISCVIKNMGAGTCHLGRCFDNLYRSVTDLDDVGRLTGVLSNMMFMDPGVMPFDIFTNIKSYRALACRCPKDDNTHYCWHPELVEGGNYVVGDDLLVHQASAMSIMKHWCGIDKANVLQMGIAVGKREAVALLRALLTSETALTDVFISRLEEMQIFVKFPWGKTITVQVVRSDTIATIKSRMKDKVSMPTGCRHKLLYASRYLRDSCTVADYNITRESTITCEFHKLMPTAGQDEA, encoded by the exons ATGGGCATCATCAAGATCAAGCTCGCCATGGACAGGCCGCGGAACCGTGTGTTGTTGGCTGACGCGGGCTCCGACTTCGTCGATGTCCTCCTATCCTTCCTCACTCTGCCGCTCTCTGCACTCCAGTCCTGCGCAATAGGCGCGTCATCCTTGCGGGGATGCCTCTCCAACCTCTGCGACAGCGTCGACCACCTCAGAAACAGTAGCCTGCTGAAGGTTGAGGCCTGCCATGGCATGCTTCTCACGCCTGCTCACACCAATGAGTTCCA GCTCTGCAAGTCAACTCACAGTACCAATGACCTTGAGATTTCCAGGCTCTGCAAGTGTTCCCTAGTTATGGCTAGAGTGTTGCATGTCTACGAGCAAGTAGGCTGCAAAGAGACGTTTGTAGGTGGCAAAGAACGGTATGTGATCAGTGATGACATGAAAATCAAGCCAGCATCCACCAGCACCATGCTATTGCTGCCTCAGGCGTTCGATTCTGATGGTATCGGTCATGGCTTTGAGGAGGTGGAAGTGAGCGTCTCCAGGACACAA GTTTTATCCATGTTGAAGGCCTTTCTTTCGTCAGACACCGTACTAACTGATGCATTTCTATTGAAGGGAACTGATAATCATAAGGCCACTCATGCCACTATGACACCGATCATCCGTCAGAATATTATTCCATTGGATCAAGATTCTGCAGGTTCAGAATGGAAGATAAAGGTCTTTTACCACACCCGTGAAAAGAAGGTCATGTATGCCGAATGCAACCATGAGTTTGTCGACATGCTCCTCGGATTCTTGACTTACCCTATCAGCTGTGTGATCAAGAACATGGGGGCTGGCACTTGCCATCTTGGCAGGTGCTTCGACAATCTCTATAGAAGCGTCACTGATCTCGACGATGTTGGGCGCTTAACAGGTGTCCTCTCCAATATGATGTTCATGGATCCAGGCGTTATGCCATTTGACATTTTTACCAACATCAAGTCATACCGGGCGCTTGCCTGCCGGTGCCCGAAGGATGATAACACACATTATTGCTGGCATCCTGAGCTTGTTGAGGGTGGGAACTATGTCGTCGGCGATGATCTACTTGTGCATCAGGCCTCTGCCATGTCTATCATGAAGCATTGGTGTGGGATAGACAAGGCTAACGTACTGCAGATGGGCATTGCTGTCGGGAAACGGGAG GCTGTTGCGCTGCTGCGAGCATTGCTGACTTCAGAGACGGCACTGACTGATGTGTTCATCAGCAGGCTGGAGGAGATGCAGATATTTGTCAAGTTCCCTTGGGGTAAGACCATAACCGTGCAGGTTGTGAGATCCGATACGATTGCCACCATCAAGAGCAGGATGAAGGATAAGGTGTCGATGCCGACTGGATGTCGTCATAAATTGCTGTATGCTAGCAGATATCTTAGAGACTCGTGCACTGTTGCTGACTATAACATCACCAGAGAATCTACCATCACCTGTGAATTTCACAAGCTGATGCCTACAGCCGGTCAGGATGAAGCCTGA